In the genome of Nocardia sp. NBC_00416, one region contains:
- a CDS encoding glycine betaine ABC transporter substrate-binding protein, whose product MSSPRARLVTAVSAFVAAVALLAGCGLVSSSGTFHDASLPDGARPLDGAKLVVTSKSFTEGVLLGKITATYLAAAGAEVTDLTGAPGSASSRQAQLNGDADVLWEYTGTGWVNYHNETETIADPQELWQRVHDVEKRDYDLEWLPPSNFNDTYAFAASTPTAERLKVRTLSEVAALPVSDRTFCVDDEFFSRSDGFIPMLQKYGIPYNDPNGVPAGNVTRMDAGVVYTATAKSSPCNFGMVYTTDGRVKNLNLAVLEDDQKFFLPYSGTAVVRGEIIDRYPQLAPLLGTLSERLTDDLMQELNGRVDIYGEDPADVAYDWLKSEKLIT is encoded by the coding sequence ATGAGTTCGCCCCGCGCGCGACTGGTCACCGCGGTTTCCGCATTCGTCGCGGCGGTGGCGCTGCTGGCCGGGTGCGGTCTGGTGAGTTCGTCGGGAACTTTTCACGACGCGAGTCTGCCGGACGGCGCCCGGCCGCTGGACGGCGCGAAACTGGTCGTCACCTCGAAGAGCTTCACCGAGGGCGTGCTGCTGGGCAAGATCACCGCGACCTATCTGGCCGCGGCCGGCGCCGAGGTCACGGATCTGACCGGAGCTCCGGGTTCGGCGTCGTCGCGGCAGGCCCAGCTCAACGGTGACGCCGATGTGCTCTGGGAGTACACCGGCACCGGCTGGGTCAACTACCACAACGAAACCGAGACGATCGCGGATCCGCAGGAACTGTGGCAGCGTGTGCACGACGTCGAGAAGCGCGACTACGACCTGGAATGGCTGCCGCCGTCCAACTTCAACGACACCTACGCGTTCGCCGCGTCCACGCCGACCGCCGAACGTCTGAAAGTGAGAACGCTGTCGGAGGTCGCCGCGCTCCCGGTATCCGACCGGACGTTCTGCGTCGACGACGAATTCTTCAGCCGCTCCGACGGTTTCATCCCCATGCTGCAGAAGTACGGGATCCCCTACAACGATCCGAACGGTGTGCCGGCCGGCAACGTGACGCGGATGGACGCCGGGGTCGTGTACACGGCCACGGCCAAATCCTCGCCGTGCAATTTCGGCATGGTCTACACCACCGACGGCCGGGTCAAGAACCTGAATCTGGCTGTCCTCGAGGACGACCAGAAGTTCTTCCTGCCGTATAGCGGTACGGCGGTCGTGCGCGGCGAGATCATCGACCGCTACCCGCAACTGGCTCCGCTGCTCGGGACGCTGTCCGAGCGGCTCACCGACGATCTGATGCAGGAACTCAACGGCCGCGTCGATATCTACGGTGAGGATCCGGCCGATGTCGCCTACGACTGGCTGAAGAGCGAGAAGCTGATCACGTAG
- a CDS encoding DUF3556 domain-containing protein produces the protein MSGTDRLFGLLRPNLPVVDYDEWSRGTRSEKIRPMARHWAEVGFGTPAVLHLCYVGKIALYILGGWLFALTTAGVDGFTEVGSWWSEPIVFQKVVLFTMLFEVLGLGCGFGPLNNRFFPPMGSILYWLRPGTIRLPPWPERVPGTRGTRRALIDVALYAALLIMLLVALFSNGTGPVAALDTSVGLLPVWEIATVVGLLGVLGLRDKVIFLAARGEVYASLAVTFLFGGADMIVAAKVVFVVIWIGAAVSKLNKHFPFVVSTMMSNSPVVRPRALKRLFFERFPDDLRPGRLSRWFAHGGTAIEMGAPLVLFFGHGGWPTALAATALICFHLVILTAIPMGVPLEWNVFMIFGVLTLFVAHAEVGVSDVGDPVLVVLLLIVLAGVVLVGNLFPRKVSFLPGMRYYAGNWDTTLWCIRPSADAKIRAGIVAVAAMPAAQLQRFYGSPEAAQIPLYLGYAFRAFNTHGKALFTLAHRAMAGRDESDYVLTDGERICSTALGWNFGDGHLHNEQLIAALQQRCAFEPGEVRVVLLDAQPIHRQIQRYRLVDAATGEFESGYVRVADMVVRQPWDDGVPVFPDHRPGAASASPAARVEPEPGGDQLGGRG, from the coding sequence GTGAGTGGAACGGATCGGTTGTTCGGCCTTCTCCGGCCGAACCTGCCGGTGGTCGACTACGACGAATGGAGCCGGGGGACCAGGTCGGAGAAGATCCGTCCGATGGCCCGGCACTGGGCCGAGGTCGGTTTCGGCACACCAGCGGTGCTACATCTGTGCTACGTCGGCAAGATCGCGCTCTACATCCTGGGCGGATGGTTGTTCGCGCTGACCACCGCGGGTGTCGACGGATTCACCGAGGTGGGCAGCTGGTGGTCGGAACCGATCGTCTTCCAAAAGGTCGTGCTCTTCACGATGCTGTTCGAGGTCCTCGGACTGGGCTGCGGGTTCGGGCCGTTGAACAACCGGTTCTTCCCTCCGATGGGCTCGATCCTGTACTGGTTGCGCCCCGGCACCATCCGCCTGCCGCCCTGGCCGGAGCGAGTCCCGGGCACCCGCGGCACCCGCCGCGCGCTGATCGATGTAGCGCTCTATGCGGCCCTGCTGATCATGTTGCTGGTGGCGCTGTTCTCGAACGGGACCGGACCGGTCGCGGCGTTGGACACCTCCGTCGGCCTCCTCCCGGTGTGGGAGATCGCGACCGTGGTGGGACTGCTCGGGGTGCTCGGGCTGCGCGACAAGGTTATTTTCCTGGCCGCGCGCGGTGAGGTGTACGCATCGCTCGCCGTCACCTTTCTCTTCGGCGGCGCGGATATGATCGTCGCCGCCAAGGTCGTGTTCGTCGTGATCTGGATCGGCGCGGCGGTGTCCAAGCTGAACAAGCACTTCCCGTTCGTGGTGTCCACCATGATGTCCAACAGTCCGGTGGTCCGGCCGCGTGCGCTCAAGCGGCTGTTCTTCGAGCGGTTCCCCGATGATCTGCGCCCGGGACGTCTGTCGCGGTGGTTCGCGCACGGCGGGACCGCGATCGAGATGGGTGCGCCGCTGGTGCTCTTCTTCGGCCACGGTGGCTGGCCGACCGCGCTCGCCGCCACCGCCCTGATCTGCTTCCATCTGGTGATCCTCACCGCGATTCCGATGGGGGTCCCGCTCGAGTGGAACGTCTTCATGATCTTCGGCGTGCTGACGCTGTTCGTCGCGCACGCGGAGGTGGGCGTCTCCGATGTGGGCGATCCGGTGCTCGTCGTGCTGCTGCTGATCGTCCTCGCGGGCGTGGTCCTGGTCGGGAATCTGTTCCCGCGCAAGGTTTCCTTCCTGCCGGGCATGCGGTATTACGCCGGCAACTGGGATACGACGCTGTGGTGTATCCGGCCGTCGGCCGACGCGAAGATCCGCGCGGGGATCGTCGCCGTCGCGGCCATGCCCGCCGCGCAACTGCAACGGTTCTACGGAAGTCCGGAGGCTGCCCAGATCCCGCTGTACCTGGGGTATGCCTTCCGGGCGTTCAATACACACGGTAAGGCGCTGTTCACGCTCGCTCATCGTGCGATGGCGGGCCGGGACGAGAGCGACTATGTCCTCACCGACGGCGAGCGGATCTGTTCCACCGCCCTGGGCTGGAATTTCGGCGACGGCCACCTGCACAACGAACAGTTGATCGCCGCACTGCAGCAGCGCTGTGCTTTCGAACCCGGCGAGGTGCGGGTGGTGCTGCTGGACGCACAGCCGATTCATCGCCAGATCCAGCGTTACCGTCTGGTCGACGCGGCGACCGGTGAATTCGAGAGCGGATATGTGCGGGTCGCGGATATGGTCGTCCGCCAGCCGTGGGACGACGGGGTCCCGGTATTTCCCGATCATCGTCCCGGAGCGGCCTCGGCCTCGCCGGCGGCCCGGGTCGAGCCGGAGCCGGGTGGTGATCAGCTCGGCGGCCGGGGCTGA
- a CDS encoding nuclear transport factor 2 family protein yields the protein MTLTTPAELTDQRTAIVRRAFELIDAGDPALLDLYTDDVELYFPKFGVGHGKQDMAEFAQRLWADLSALEHDIDGLDIMVAGDRIIVEGREWGITADGSRWPDQRVSTGRFCNVFTFRGTLISAVHIYVDPDFTSSHEEKVRQLHRGDGTK from the coding sequence ATGACCCTGACCACGCCCGCCGAACTCACCGACCAGCGCACCGCGATCGTCCGCCGCGCTTTCGAGCTCATCGATGCGGGTGATCCCGCGTTGCTCGATCTCTACACCGACGATGTGGAACTGTACTTTCCGAAATTCGGTGTCGGACACGGTAAACAGGACATGGCCGAGTTCGCGCAGCGCCTCTGGGCAGACCTATCGGCCCTCGAACACGATATCGACGGCCTGGACATCATGGTGGCCGGAGACAGGATCATCGTCGAAGGCCGTGAATGGGGCATCACCGCCGACGGGAGTCGATGGCCGGACCAGCGCGTCTCGACCGGCCGTTTCTGCAATGTCTTCACGTTTCGCGGCACACTCATCAGCGCGGTCCACATCTACGTCGACCCGGACTTCACCAGCAGCCACGAGGAGAAAGTCCGTCAACTGCACCGCGGCGACGGCACGAAATAG
- a CDS encoding TetR/AcrR family transcriptional regulator — MGRPRAFDEAAVLDAAASQFRVLGFSDCSTERLCEVAGVRRSSLYNTFTSKEELFVQALRRYLSVVDEMQEAILTDKTRDGRERLETLAELVLAEERAAAEQGHAAGCMVVGTYMTPGLRERDERIVRALEASLEQRLSLLAHAIRAGQADGSLRRDVDADDGALLVVTVISGLRVSAQAGVVPDQLQRVFTLGLQPLVG; from the coding sequence ATGGGTAGACCGCGGGCATTCGACGAGGCCGCAGTACTCGATGCGGCAGCGAGTCAGTTTCGAGTGCTCGGATTCAGCGATTGCTCGACCGAACGACTGTGTGAGGTCGCCGGTGTGCGACGAAGCAGCCTGTACAACACGTTCACGTCGAAAGAGGAGCTGTTCGTCCAGGCCCTGCGGCGATACCTGTCGGTCGTCGACGAGATGCAAGAGGCAATCCTCACCGACAAGACCCGCGACGGTCGCGAACGGCTGGAGACGCTCGCCGAGCTGGTGCTGGCCGAGGAACGGGCGGCCGCCGAACAGGGGCATGCGGCCGGCTGCATGGTCGTCGGCACCTACATGACGCCGGGACTCCGCGAACGCGATGAACGGATCGTCCGAGCCCTGGAAGCGTCACTGGAGCAGCGACTGTCGCTGCTGGCACACGCAATCCGAGCCGGCCAGGCCGATGGCAGCCTACGACGCGATGTCGACGCCGACGACGGCGCACTTCTTGTGGTGACAGTCATTTCCGGGCTTCGCGTCAGCGCCCAGGCCGGGGTCGTCCCGGACCAGCTCCAGCGAGTCTTCACCCTGGGACTACAACCCCTCGTCGGCTGA
- a CDS encoding ATP-binding cassette domain-containing protein, whose translation MTGDVTSRIAAETPERTVTGVSITLDAVVKRFKGQEKPAVERLDLEIPAGQIVAFVGPSGCGKTTTLKMINRLIEPTEGRIFIGGRDVTGEDPDKLRQSIGYVIQSGGLFPHWSVAKNVGAIPRVLGWDKKRIAERTEYLLDLVGLDPATFADRLPKDMSGGQQQRVGVARALAADPPVLLMDEPFGAVDPITRARLQDSLIAIQHELGKTIVIVTHDFEEATKLGDKVLILSEGGHIEQYAPPEDILTDPATPFVEEFVGSGAKLAYLTVSRVRDVPSDKVVTARIGESSQTVIERAKAAGHTWVVVVDAAGRPRSWPTLTELATKPEVSDFLDRRLPVVARSSTLNDALDAMLATSQGATLVTDGRGAVVGSLSIGSVTEVIRDKLADAHADETDPSYVTYVDGTDPAPTPVVAADDEPGSAEPS comes from the coding sequence GTGACCGGGGATGTGACCAGTCGGATCGCGGCGGAGACGCCGGAGCGGACGGTGACCGGGGTGTCCATCACTCTGGACGCGGTCGTCAAACGTTTCAAGGGCCAGGAGAAACCGGCGGTCGAGCGACTCGACCTCGAAATACCGGCGGGGCAGATCGTCGCCTTCGTCGGCCCGTCCGGTTGCGGTAAGACGACGACGCTCAAGATGATCAACCGGCTGATCGAACCCACCGAGGGCCGCATCTTCATCGGCGGCCGGGACGTCACCGGGGAGGACCCCGACAAGCTGCGACAGTCGATCGGGTACGTCATCCAGTCCGGCGGTCTGTTCCCGCACTGGTCTGTCGCCAAGAACGTCGGCGCCATCCCGCGGGTCCTCGGCTGGGACAAGAAGCGGATCGCCGAACGCACCGAGTATCTACTCGATCTGGTGGGCCTGGACCCCGCGACTTTCGCCGACCGGCTCCCCAAGGACATGTCCGGTGGGCAACAGCAGCGGGTCGGGGTGGCGCGGGCCCTCGCGGCCGACCCGCCGGTCCTGCTCATGGACGAGCCGTTCGGCGCGGTCGATCCGATCACCCGGGCTCGGCTGCAGGACAGTCTGATCGCGATCCAGCACGAGCTCGGCAAGACCATTGTGATCGTCACCCACGATTTCGAAGAGGCCACCAAACTCGGCGACAAGGTGCTCATCCTGTCCGAAGGCGGCCATATCGAGCAGTACGCGCCTCCCGAAGACATTCTCACCGACCCGGCCACGCCCTTCGTCGAGGAGTTCGTGGGGTCGGGTGCGAAATTGGCGTATCTGACCGTATCGCGGGTCCGTGATGTGCCCAGCGACAAGGTCGTCACCGCTCGGATCGGCGAATCGTCACAGACCGTGATCGAGCGGGCGAAAGCGGCCGGGCACACCTGGGTGGTCGTCGTCGACGCGGCGGGCCGGCCGCGGTCGTGGCCCACGCTCACGGAACTGGCGACCAAACCGGAGGTTTCGGACTTCCTGGATCGGCGGCTGCCGGTCGTCGCCCGGTCCTCGACCCTCAACGACGCGCTCGACGCCATGCTCGCGACCAGCCAGGGCGCCACCCTGGTCACCGACGGCCGGGGCGCGGTCGTCGGATCGCTGAGCATCGGTTCGGTGACGGAGGTGATCCGGGACAAACTCGCCGACGCGCACGCCGACGAGACCGACCCCTCGTATGTGACCTACGTCGACGGAACCGATCCGGCGCCGACCCCGGTGGTCGCCGCCGATGACGAACCCGGATCGGCTGAGCCGTCGTGA
- a CDS encoding ABC transporter permease yields MNRLRRLPIDVWFEPLIIAVIGIGYVLWYRSTTFTPTEQASLSWSTLQTTILEHIKLTVVATVIVVVVAIPLGIALTRPGLKRFEPIAVNIANIGQAAPAVGLLVLFTFWLGTGFRTAIVGLVVYAILPILQNTIVGLRQVDQRTIEASRGIGFSGTRTLFQVELPLAVPVILNGVRTALVILVGTATLSTFIGATSLGTLITTGVTLFLPKLLISGAILVGLLALTIDWLGRLVELAATPRGVS; encoded by the coding sequence GTGAACCGCCTGCGCCGGCTGCCGATCGATGTCTGGTTCGAACCGCTGATCATCGCGGTCATCGGTATCGGATACGTCCTGTGGTATCGGTCGACGACGTTCACCCCGACCGAGCAGGCGTCCCTGAGCTGGTCCACTCTGCAGACCACGATCCTGGAGCACATCAAACTGACCGTGGTGGCCACGGTGATCGTGGTGGTGGTCGCGATACCGCTGGGTATCGCGCTGACCCGCCCGGGGTTGAAGCGATTCGAGCCGATCGCCGTCAATATCGCCAATATCGGCCAGGCGGCGCCCGCGGTCGGGCTGCTGGTCCTGTTCACGTTCTGGCTTGGCACCGGATTCCGTACGGCGATAGTCGGTCTCGTCGTATACGCGATCCTGCCCATCCTGCAGAACACGATCGTCGGGCTGCGGCAGGTGGATCAGCGCACGATCGAGGCGTCGCGCGGTATCGGCTTCTCCGGCACCCGCACGCTGTTCCAGGTCGAGCTTCCGCTCGCGGTGCCCGTCATCCTCAACGGTGTACGCACCGCGCTGGTCATCCTGGTCGGGACCGCGACGCTGAGTACGTTCATCGGCGCGACCAGCCTCGGCACGCTGATCACCACCGGCGTCACCCTGTTCCTGCCCAAACTGCTCATCTCCGGCGCGATCCTGGTCGGACTGCTGGCCCTCACCATCGATTGGCTGGGCCGACTCGTCGAACTGGCCGCGACCCCACGAGGTGTGTCATGA
- a CDS encoding FAD-dependent oxidoreductase, translating to MITILGSGIAGTALAGGLSRSGRPVTVYEQQHGGGGGAFLILDGRGHSGLLELGVPEAELHAASYPLTELQYTPDDGVTRRRPSEGHRFWLRSDLIEVLKRFARDAGAEIGYGSPVTEVTVDAAHGHTTFRVGDRSVTTEDLVIGADGIDSAARAGSEPGRVTEYAGDVVLYGMTATPVECPTDPFVLHFHAESGSGTRPAATFGHIWRPGAAAALWFLRVTRAPLPVAETGSSRSTGGPRKCSRRRPPRSGN from the coding sequence ATGATCACAATTCTGGGAAGTGGTATAGCCGGGACGGCCCTGGCCGGCGGTTTGTCCCGGTCCGGACGGCCGGTGACGGTGTACGAGCAGCAGCACGGCGGGGGAGGCGGGGCGTTCCTGATCCTGGACGGGCGCGGGCACAGCGGTCTGCTCGAGCTGGGTGTGCCGGAGGCGGAACTGCACGCGGCCTCGTATCCGCTGACCGAGTTGCAGTACACCCCCGACGACGGCGTGACCCGCCGGCGTCCGAGTGAGGGGCACCGGTTCTGGTTGCGCAGCGATCTGATCGAGGTGCTGAAGCGATTCGCGCGGGACGCGGGAGCGGAGATCGGCTACGGCAGCCCCGTCACCGAAGTGACGGTCGACGCCGCGCACGGGCACACGACCTTCCGCGTCGGCGACCGTTCGGTGACCACCGAGGACCTGGTGATCGGCGCCGACGGCATCGACTCGGCGGCGCGGGCGGGCAGCGAACCCGGGCGGGTCACCGAGTACGCCGGTGACGTGGTGCTCTATGGAATGACCGCGACGCCCGTGGAATGCCCCACCGATCCGTTCGTCCTGCACTTCCACGCCGAGTCCGGTTCCGGTACCCGCCCGGCCGCGACGTTCGGGCATATCTGGCGTCCTGGCGCCGCCGCGGCACTGTGGTTCTTGCGCGTCACCCGCGCGCCACTGCCGGTCGCGGAGACCGGATCGAGCCGGTCGACCGGTGGGCCGAGGAAGTGCTCGCGGCGACGCCCGCCTCGGTCCGGGAACTGA